The following are encoded together in the Streptomyces rapamycinicus NRRL 5491 genome:
- the paaN gene encoding phenylacetic acid degradation protein PaaN, which produces MTAALTTAQLTQEHRPTLDQALEAIRTRAYWSPHPEHPKAYGGEGQGGRPSLSVAEGQAAFEALRGKRFELDQPGTDGWTGSEVSPFGAEMGMEYPHPDIEVLLPAMRAGMPAWRDAGPETRAMVCLEILARIGARSHEFAQAVMHTSGQAYMMAFQAGGPHAQDRGLEAVAYAFAEQTRTPGAADWSKPQGKRDPLRLRKTFTAVPRGIALLIGCNTFPTWNGYPGLFASLATGNPVLVKPHPQAVLPLALTVQVAREVLKEAGFSPDLVALAAERPDEGIAKVLAIRPEIRVIDYTGSTAFGDWLETHARQAQVFTEKAGVNTVVIDSTDDYQGMLANLAFSLSLYSGQMCTTPQNLLIPRDGITTDAGPKTYDEVVADLAAAVDGLLGDDARASALLGAIVGPRVQERLEAAPGLGAVALASRTVAHPDFPGATVRTPLMVKADGARKFWEGADADAPYLAECFGPVSFAVAVPSTEDAVALLRRTTRDKGAMTVGAYTTSPEAERLIEEACLEECAQLSLNLTGGVYVNQTAAFSDFHGTGGNPSANAALCDGAFVAGRFRMVEVRRPAE; this is translated from the coding sequence GTGACCGCCGCACTCACCACCGCGCAGTTGACGCAAGAGCACCGCCCCACCCTCGACCAGGCCCTGGAGGCGATCCGTACCCGCGCCTATTGGTCCCCGCACCCCGAGCACCCGAAGGCCTACGGCGGCGAGGGCCAGGGCGGGCGCCCGAGCCTGAGCGTCGCCGAGGGCCAGGCGGCGTTCGAGGCGCTGCGCGGCAAGCGCTTCGAGCTGGACCAGCCGGGCACCGACGGCTGGACGGGCTCCGAGGTGTCTCCGTTCGGAGCGGAGATGGGCATGGAGTATCCGCATCCGGACATCGAGGTGCTCCTCCCGGCGATGCGGGCGGGGATGCCCGCCTGGCGGGATGCCGGCCCCGAGACGCGGGCCATGGTGTGCCTGGAGATCCTGGCCCGGATCGGCGCCCGGTCGCATGAGTTCGCCCAGGCCGTCATGCACACCAGCGGACAGGCGTACATGATGGCGTTCCAGGCCGGCGGCCCCCACGCCCAGGACCGCGGCCTGGAGGCGGTGGCGTACGCGTTCGCCGAGCAGACCCGCACTCCTGGCGCCGCCGACTGGTCCAAGCCGCAGGGCAAGCGCGACCCGCTGCGCCTGCGCAAGACGTTCACGGCCGTCCCGCGCGGTATCGCGCTGCTGATCGGCTGCAACACCTTCCCGACGTGGAACGGCTATCCGGGGCTCTTCGCCTCGCTCGCCACCGGCAATCCGGTGCTGGTCAAGCCGCACCCCCAGGCCGTGCTGCCGCTGGCGCTCACCGTCCAGGTGGCGCGCGAGGTGCTGAAGGAGGCGGGGTTCAGCCCCGATCTGGTGGCGCTGGCCGCCGAGCGGCCGGACGAGGGAATCGCCAAGGTCCTCGCCATCCGCCCCGAGATCCGCGTCATCGACTACACGGGGTCCACCGCCTTCGGCGACTGGCTGGAGACCCACGCCCGCCAGGCCCAGGTATTCACTGAGAAGGCGGGGGTCAACACGGTGGTGATCGACTCCACCGACGACTACCAGGGCATGCTCGCCAATCTGGCGTTCTCCCTGTCCCTCTACAGCGGCCAGATGTGCACCACCCCGCAGAATCTGCTGATCCCCCGCGACGGCATCACCACCGACGCCGGTCCCAAGACCTATGACGAGGTGGTGGCCGACCTGGCGGCGGCGGTGGACGGGCTGCTTGGCGACGACGCACGGGCGAGCGCGCTGCTCGGCGCGATCGTGGGCCCGCGGGTCCAGGAGCGACTGGAGGCCGCCCCCGGCCTGGGCGCGGTCGCCCTGGCCTCCCGCACGGTGGCCCACCCCGACTTCCCGGGCGCCACGGTCCGCACACCGCTGATGGTCAAGGCGGACGGCGCGCGGAAGTTCTGGGAGGGGGCGGACGCGGACGCGCCCTATCTGGCCGAGTGCTTCGGCCCGGTCTCCTTCGCCGTCGCCGTCCCCTCCACGGAGGACGCGGTCGCGCTGCTGCGCCGGACCACCCGGGACAAGGGCGCGATGACGGTAGGGGCGTACACCACCTCGCCGGAGGCGGAGCGGCTGATCGAGGAGGCGTGTCTGGAGGAGTGCGCCCAGCTGTCGCTCAACCTGACCGGCGGGGTGTATGTGAACCAGACCGCGGCCTTCTCGGACTTCCATGGCACGGGCGGCAACCCGTCGGCCAACGCCGCGCTGTGCGATGGGGCGTTCGTGGCCGGCCGCTTCCGGATGGTCGAGGTCCGCCGCCCGGCGGAGTAG
- a CDS encoding 3-hydroxyacyl-CoA dehydrogenase: MTAIDRGTDRAGLVAVVGTGTMGQGIAQVALVAGHPVRLYDAAPGRASRAAGAIADRLGRLVAKERLSAAGRDTALGRLTPVTDLADLAEAELVVEAILEELGAKQQLFTALESVVSDGCLLATNTSSLSVTAVAGVLRRPGRLLGLHFFNPAPLMPLVEVVRGAATDEAAADRAQATVAAWGKTPVRCADTPGFIVNRIARPFYAEAFRAYEERVADPATLDAVLRESGGFRMGPFELTDLIGQDVNEAVTRSVWEALFHDPRFTPSLAQRQLVASGRHGRKTGHGWYDHAQGAGRPAPHTAEPCEPPGKVALHGDLGPAQGLVGLIEEAGIPVTHEPVGAHLALPDGTRLSLADGTTATEDPFAASVRFDLALDYRTATRVALAASTAAPEESLRSAVGLFQALGKEVSVVQDVPGMVVARTVAMLVDFAEDAVARGVAAPEDVDTAMLTGVNYPRGPLAWGRVLGARWVRDTLRNLHHACPTGRYAPSQALIRRAAADERLL; the protein is encoded by the coding sequence ATGACTGCGATCGACCGTGGGACCGACCGCGCCGGCCTCGTCGCCGTCGTCGGCACCGGCACGATGGGCCAGGGGATCGCCCAGGTGGCACTGGTCGCGGGCCATCCGGTGCGGCTCTACGACGCCGCGCCCGGCCGGGCCTCCCGGGCCGCCGGCGCCATCGCGGACCGGCTCGGCCGGCTGGTCGCCAAGGAGCGCCTCAGCGCCGCCGGCCGTGACACCGCCCTCGGCCGGCTCACCCCCGTCACCGACCTCGCCGACCTGGCCGAGGCGGAGCTGGTGGTCGAGGCGATCCTGGAGGAACTCGGCGCCAAGCAGCAGCTGTTCACCGCGCTGGAGTCGGTGGTCTCCGACGGCTGTCTGCTCGCCACCAACACCTCCTCCCTCTCCGTCACCGCCGTGGCGGGCGTCCTGCGTCGCCCCGGCCGCCTCCTCGGTCTGCACTTCTTCAACCCGGCCCCGCTGATGCCGCTGGTGGAGGTGGTGCGCGGCGCCGCCACGGACGAGGCCGCCGCCGACCGTGCCCAGGCCACCGTCGCGGCCTGGGGGAAGACCCCGGTGCGCTGCGCCGACACCCCCGGGTTCATCGTCAACCGGATCGCCCGCCCCTTCTACGCCGAGGCGTTCCGGGCGTACGAGGAGCGCGTGGCCGACCCCGCCACCCTGGACGCCGTGCTGCGCGAGTCCGGCGGCTTCAGGATGGGCCCCTTCGAGCTCACCGACCTGATCGGCCAGGACGTGAACGAGGCCGTCACCCGATCCGTGTGGGAAGCGCTTTTCCACGATCCGAGATTCACCCCGTCCCTCGCCCAGCGGCAGCTCGTCGCCTCCGGGCGGCACGGACGCAAGACGGGCCACGGCTGGTACGACCACGCCCAGGGCGCCGGGCGGCCCGCCCCGCACACCGCCGAGCCGTGCGAGCCCCCCGGCAAGGTCGCCCTCCACGGCGACCTGGGTCCCGCGCAAGGGCTGGTCGGCCTCATCGAGGAGGCGGGCATCCCGGTGACCCACGAGCCCGTCGGGGCCCATCTCGCACTGCCCGACGGCACCCGCCTGTCCCTGGCCGACGGCACGACGGCCACCGAGGACCCCTTCGCCGCTTCGGTCCGCTTCGACCTGGCGCTGGACTACCGGACCGCCACCCGCGTCGCCCTGGCGGCGTCCACAGCCGCCCCCGAGGAGTCCCTGCGGTCCGCGGTCGGCCTGTTCCAGGCGCTCGGTAAGGAGGTCAGCGTGGTCCAGGACGTCCCCGGCATGGTCGTGGCCCGCACGGTCGCGATGCTCGTGGACTTCGCCGAGGACGCCGTCGCCCGCGGGGTGGCGGCCCCCGAGGACGTCGACACCGCCATGCTGACCGGCGTCAACTACCCGCGCGGGCCGCTGGCCTGGGGGCGCGTGCTCGGCGCCCGCTGGGTGCGCGACACCCTGCGCAACCTCCACCACGCCTGTCCGACCGGCCGCTACGCCCCTTCCCAGGCGCTGATCCGGCGTGCGGCCGCCGATGAGAGGCTGCTCTAA
- a CDS encoding HTTM domain-containing protein translates to MTPSARLQTAVARGYTRVTASALGPRQSAVVRIGFSFTWLLFLVREWPHRRELYGPDGPWNWEMAARLIDGNRAFTALMWSDSTVWFEIVYALAIVSSALLLVGWRTRTMSVLFMIGVLSLQNRSIFVGDGGDNLIHLMAMYLVLTRCGQVWSLDARRAARRADRERPPRDTTGVVLWAVTGTALLWAQLFTEARLSLTADGPLPGLGWGAVLWGLWLVQAGWWFVRRYAPGEPRTVLDALANVAHNGALLVIMAEVCLLYASAGWYKIQGSRWQDGTALYYPLHLDYFSPWPWLADIVASSGTLVMVLTYGTVIVQVAFPFTLLNRRAKNVMLVLLMMEHLGIAVMLGLPFFSLAVIAADSVFLPTNLLRWAEARLGRARYRLAARAVWLPGQRARESDEESAAGTLVR, encoded by the coding sequence GTGACCCCCTCCGCCCGCCTCCAGACCGCCGTGGCGCGTGGCTACACGCGCGTCACCGCGTCCGCGCTCGGCCCCCGGCAGAGCGCCGTCGTGCGCATCGGCTTCTCCTTCACCTGGCTGCTCTTCCTGGTGCGCGAATGGCCCCACCGCCGGGAGCTGTACGGGCCGGACGGCCCGTGGAACTGGGAGATGGCCGCGCGGCTGATCGACGGCAACCGCGCCTTCACCGCGCTCATGTGGTCCGACAGCACGGTGTGGTTCGAGATTGTCTACGCCCTCGCCATCGTCTCCAGCGCGCTGCTGCTGGTGGGCTGGCGCACCCGCACCATGTCCGTGCTGTTCATGATCGGGGTGCTGTCGCTGCAGAACCGCAGCATCTTCGTGGGGGACGGCGGCGACAACCTCATCCATCTGATGGCGATGTATCTGGTGCTGACCCGGTGCGGTCAGGTGTGGTCCCTGGACGCGCGCCGGGCGGCCCGGCGCGCGGACCGCGAACGGCCGCCGCGCGACACCACCGGAGTCGTGCTGTGGGCCGTCACCGGGACCGCCCTGCTCTGGGCGCAGCTGTTCACCGAGGCCCGGCTCTCCCTGACCGCCGACGGCCCGCTGCCCGGGCTGGGCTGGGGCGCCGTCCTGTGGGGGCTGTGGCTCGTCCAGGCCGGATGGTGGTTCGTCAGGCGTTACGCGCCGGGCGAGCCGCGCACGGTCCTGGACGCGCTCGCCAATGTGGCGCACAACGGCGCCCTGCTGGTGATCATGGCCGAGGTGTGTCTGCTGTACGCCTCGGCCGGGTGGTACAAGATCCAGGGTTCGCGCTGGCAGGACGGCACCGCCCTCTACTACCCGCTGCATCTGGACTACTTCTCGCCCTGGCCCTGGCTGGCCGACATCGTGGCGTCCAGTGGCACCCTGGTGATGGTGCTGACCTACGGCACGGTCATCGTCCAGGTGGCCTTCCCGTTCACCCTGCTCAACCGGCGGGCCAAGAACGTGATGCTCGTCCTGCTGATGATGGAGCACCTCGGTATCGCCGTGATGCTGGGGCTGCCCTTCTTCTCGCTCGCCGTGATCGCGGCGGACTCGGTCTTCCTGCCGACGAACCTCCTGCGCTGGGCCGAGGCGCGGCTGGGCCGGGCCCGGTACCGGCTGGCGGCGCGCGCCGTGTGGCTGCCGGGGCAGCGAGCACGGGAGAGCGACGAGGAATCCGCGGCGGGCACCCTCGTACGCTGA
- the paaA gene encoding 1,2-phenylacetyl-CoA epoxidase subunit PaaA: MTTMAADAGAYEAVFDAALAADERIEPRDWMPDEYRATLVRQMAQHAHSEIIGMQPEANWITRAPSLRRKAILMAKVQDEAGHGLYLYSAAETLGTSRDELLDKLHSGRQKYSSIFNYPTLTWADVGAIGWLVDGAAITNQVPLCRCSYGPYARAMVRICKEESFHQRQGYELLLALSRGTEAQHAMAQDAVDRWWWPSLMMFGPPDDASAHSAQSMAWKIKRHSNDELRQRFVDICVPQAESLGLTLPDPELRWSEERGHYDFGPIDWAEFREVLRGNGPCNAQRITQRRRAHEEGAWVRDAAAAYAAKHGKAQA; encoded by the coding sequence ATGACGACGATGGCGGCGGACGCGGGAGCGTACGAGGCGGTGTTCGACGCCGCCCTGGCCGCGGACGAGCGCATCGAGCCGCGCGACTGGATGCCCGATGAGTACCGGGCCACGCTGGTGCGACAGATGGCCCAGCACGCCCACTCCGAGATCATCGGCATGCAGCCGGAGGCGAACTGGATCACCCGCGCCCCCTCGCTGCGGCGCAAGGCGATCCTGATGGCCAAGGTCCAGGACGAGGCGGGCCACGGCCTCTATCTCTACAGCGCCGCGGAGACCCTGGGCACCAGCCGGGACGAGCTGCTGGACAAGCTCCACAGCGGCCGCCAGAAGTACTCCTCGATCTTCAACTACCCCACGCTGACCTGGGCCGATGTCGGCGCCATCGGCTGGCTGGTGGACGGTGCCGCGATCACCAACCAGGTCCCGCTGTGCCGCTGCTCCTACGGGCCCTACGCGCGGGCGATGGTCCGCATCTGCAAGGAGGAGTCCTTCCACCAGCGCCAGGGGTATGAGCTGCTGCTGGCCCTGAGCCGGGGCACCGAGGCCCAGCACGCCATGGCGCAGGACGCGGTGGACCGCTGGTGGTGGCCGTCGCTGATGATGTTCGGCCCGCCGGACGACGCCTCGGCCCACTCCGCCCAGTCCATGGCCTGGAAGATCAAGCGCCACTCCAATGACGAGCTGCGCCAGCGCTTCGTCGACATCTGTGTCCCCCAGGCCGAATCCCTCGGCCTCACCCTCCCCGACCCCGAGCTGCGGTGGAGCGAGGAGCGGGGGCATTACGACTTCGGCCCGATCGACTGGGCCGAGTTCCGCGAGGTGCTGCGGGGAAACGGGCCGTGCAACGCCCAGCGGATCACCCAGCGGCGCCGGGCCCATGAGGAAGGCGCCTGGGTGCGCGACGCAGCCGCGGCGTACGCGGCCAAGCACGGGAAGGCACAGGCATGA
- a CDS encoding TrmH family RNA methyltransferase yields MIDDESARAVRHWRATAPDTVLLDGFHALKHALRFGAAVRAAVTSDKAAAVELAEDLADDLTEAIADLLVEIDAGTLRDLVPRVHPTRVAALAVRRGRQANLDELSRRPRQAPVVVLDNPRNLGNVGAVVRLAAGFGATGVVTTGDIDPWHPNAVRSGAGLHFATAVERLPVDALPEGPLYALDPEGADIRSLTIPDDALLAFGSERHGISPELRKRATRLVALPMRPQVSSYNLATSVAMALFHWGGPS; encoded by the coding sequence ATGATCGATGACGAGTCCGCGCGGGCCGTACGGCACTGGCGCGCGACGGCCCCCGACACCGTGCTGCTGGACGGCTTCCACGCGCTGAAGCACGCGCTGCGGTTCGGCGCGGCGGTGCGTGCCGCGGTCACCAGCGACAAGGCGGCCGCCGTGGAACTCGCCGAGGATCTGGCCGACGACCTCACCGAGGCGATCGCGGACCTTCTGGTGGAGATCGATGCCGGGACCCTGCGCGATCTGGTGCCCAGGGTGCACCCCACCCGGGTCGCCGCCCTGGCGGTCCGGCGCGGCCGTCAGGCGAATCTGGACGAGCTGTCCCGGCGGCCCCGGCAGGCCCCGGTGGTCGTCCTGGACAACCCCCGCAACCTGGGGAACGTCGGGGCCGTGGTCCGGCTCGCCGCCGGGTTCGGGGCCACGGGCGTGGTCACCACCGGCGATATCGACCCCTGGCATCCGAACGCCGTGCGCTCGGGCGCCGGGCTTCACTTCGCCACCGCGGTCGAGCGGCTGCCGGTCGACGCGCTTCCGGAGGGGCCGCTGTACGCCCTGGATCCGGAGGGGGCGGACATCCGGTCCCTGACCATCCCCGATGACGCGCTGCTCGCCTTCGGCTCCGAGCGGCACGGGATCTCGCCGGAGCTGCGGAAGCGGGCCACGAGGCTGGTGGCCCTTCCCATGCGGCCACAGGTGTCCAGCTACAACCTGGCCACCAGCGTGGCCATGGCCCTCTTCCACTGGGGCGGCCCCAGCTAG
- a CDS encoding DUF5819 family protein, protein MADTEPEPAEREPTGPEPQDGEPRDGEPTGPEPWESELTDSEPTGPEPGESEPADPEPTASAPDGDAAEPLTALSLPAQLIIAVAIAVAAVAAAIHLSAAFLNVSPPNTLTKRHGAAIDDYVYPEFERVWKLFAPNPLQQNIAVQARAEIRTSEGGTATTGWRDLSAQDGAAIHHNPLPSHTQQNELRRGWEFYVGSHDVRERPQGMRGSLSEQYIRRIVMLRLGREEDGGTVERIQVRSATTPVAAPPWSDEKIDTKTVYRTLPWWTVTSDDLPEAKRR, encoded by the coding sequence ATGGCGGACACGGAGCCGGAACCGGCGGAACGGGAGCCGACGGGACCGGAGCCGCAAGATGGGGAGCCGCGGGATGGGGAGCCGACGGGGCCGGAGCCTTGGGAATCGGAACTGACGGACTCGGAGCCAACGGGACCGGAGCCGGGGGAGTCGGAGCCGGCGGACCCGGAACCGACGGCCTCGGCGCCGGACGGCGACGCGGCGGAACCGCTCACCGCGCTCTCCCTGCCCGCACAGCTGATCATCGCGGTGGCCATCGCGGTCGCCGCCGTCGCCGCCGCGATCCATCTTTCGGCGGCCTTCCTGAACGTCTCACCGCCCAACACCCTCACCAAGCGGCACGGCGCGGCGATAGACGACTACGTCTATCCGGAGTTCGAACGGGTCTGGAAGCTCTTCGCCCCCAACCCGCTCCAGCAGAACATCGCCGTTCAGGCCCGTGCCGAGATCCGCACCTCCGAGGGCGGCACCGCGACCACCGGCTGGCGCGACCTCTCGGCCCAGGACGGCGCGGCCATCCACCACAACCCGCTGCCCAGCCACACCCAGCAGAACGAGCTGCGCCGCGGCTGGGAGTTCTACGTCGGCTCGCATGATGTGCGGGAGCGGCCGCAGGGGATGCGCGGCAGCCTCTCCGAGCAGTACATCCGCCGGATCGTGATGCTCCGCCTCGGCCGCGAGGAGGACGGCGGCACCGTGGAGCGAATACAGGTGCGCTCCGCGACCACTCCGGTGGCCGCGCCGCCCTGGAGCGACGAGAAGATCGACACAAAGACGGTCTACCGCACGCTGCCGTGGTGGACCGTGACCTCCGATGACCTCCCGGAGGCGAAGCGCCGGTGA
- a CDS encoding TetR/AcrR family transcriptional regulator produces MTMAKRDTYTPESLLAVAVEVFNERGYDGTSMEHLSRAAGISKSSIYHHVKGKEELLRLAISRALDGLFGILQEPAAREGRAIGRLEHVARRTAEVLMEELPYVTLLLRVRGNTDTERWAMERRREFDHQVAELLKRAAADGDLRSDVDARLATRLLFGMINSIVEWYRPGRGGAATSHEVAEAVIRTAFAGLRTQT; encoded by the coding sequence ATGACCATGGCCAAGCGCGACACCTACACGCCCGAATCGCTGCTCGCGGTCGCCGTGGAGGTGTTCAACGAGCGCGGCTACGACGGCACCTCCATGGAGCACCTGTCCCGGGCCGCCGGGATCTCCAAGTCCTCCATCTACCACCATGTGAAGGGCAAGGAGGAGCTGCTCAGGCTGGCCATAAGCCGTGCCCTGGACGGGCTGTTCGGCATCCTCCAGGAGCCCGCCGCACGTGAGGGACGGGCGATCGGGCGGCTGGAGCACGTGGCCCGGCGCACCGCCGAGGTGCTGATGGAGGAGCTGCCCTACGTCACGCTGCTGCTGCGCGTCCGGGGCAACACGGACACCGAGCGGTGGGCCATGGAGCGGCGCCGGGAGTTCGACCATCAGGTGGCCGAGCTGCTCAAGCGGGCGGCGGCCGACGGAGACCTGCGGTCCGATGTGGACGCCCGGCTGGCGACCCGGCTGCTCTTCGGCATGATCAACTCCATTGTGGAGTGGTACCGGCCGGGGCGCGGCGGGGCCGCGACCTCCCACGAGGTGGCCGAGGCCGTGATCCGTACGGCCTTCGCGG
- the paaB gene encoding 1,2-phenylacetyl-CoA epoxidase subunit PaaB — MSGSGTGTSGSPSAEWPLWEVFVRSRRGLSHTHAGSLHAPDAEMALRNARDLYTRRSEGVSIWVVPSAEITASSPDERDPFFEPAADKPYRHPTFYAIPEGVRHL; from the coding sequence ATGAGCGGCAGCGGCACAGGCACGAGCGGCAGCCCGAGCGCCGAGTGGCCGCTGTGGGAGGTGTTCGTCCGCAGCAGGCGCGGACTGTCGCACACCCACGCCGGATCCCTCCACGCCCCGGACGCGGAAATGGCTCTGCGGAACGCACGGGATCTGTACACCCGCCGCTCCGAGGGCGTCTCGATCTGGGTGGTGCCGTCCGCCGAGATCACCGCCTCCTCCCCGGACGAGCGGGATCCGTTCTTCGAGCCGGCCGCCGACAAGCCCTACCGCCACCCCACCTTCTACGCGATCCCGGAGGGGGTGCGGCACCTATGA